In a single window of the bacterium genome:
- a CDS encoding class I SAM-dependent methyltransferase, giving the protein MDVDYEIIWKDKWIDCSQYGPSLRHEQRLVKKLLKSVKITSLLDVGCGNGKRLSMFLKDRKIDEVWGIDLSKEAILQTKKLIPKGNFVALDIQKDFLAKTFDLVMCCDVIEHLQEDTAALTNMAKMTNKYLIITTIQGRIRESEKMIGHVQSYTRESLVEKLKNAGFASISIIEWGFPFYSPIHRFLLDKSPQITEGRFGVFRKVLSQIVYFLFYLNLSCKGDILIILAKK; this is encoded by the coding sequence ATGGATGTTGATTATGAAATTATATGGAAAGACAAGTGGATAGATTGCTCTCAATATGGCCCATCTTTGAGGCATGAACAAAGATTGGTAAAAAAATTATTAAAAAGTGTAAAAATTACCTCTTTACTTGATGTGGGTTGTGGAAATGGGAAGAGACTTTCTATGTTCTTAAAAGATAGAAAGATAGATGAGGTTTGGGGAATAGACCTCTCAAAGGAAGCAATATTACAAACAAAAAAGCTTATTCCTAAAGGAAATTTTGTGGCATTGGATATCCAAAAAGATTTTTTAGCGAAAACCTTTGATTTAGTGATGTGTTGTGATGTAATAGAACATCTTCAAGAGGATACCGCTGCATTAACAAATATGGCAAAAATGACAAATAAATATCTCATTATTACAACTATTCAAGGTAGGATAAGAGAATCAGAAAAAATGATAGGCCATGTTCAAAGCTATACACGGGAATCACTGGTAGAAAAACTAAAGAATGCAGGTTTTGCTTCTATTTCTATCATTGAATGGGGTTTTCCTTTTTACTCACCTATCCATAGGTTTCTGTTGGACAAATCTCCTCAAATTACAGAGGGAAGGTTTGGGGTATTTAGAAAGGTTTTAAGCCAAATAGTTTATTTTTTATTTTACCTTAACTTATCTTGCAAAGGTGATATTTTAATAATATTAGCGAAGAAATGA
- a CDS encoding acyltransferase has product MLDSKNVSFRHINLLKESLIDKYIFRFVGSKNFGDLIKYEFVELIGSKISGGIGMLFRKLLYPWMFPGINRNTYIDSYITIRCPKKVFLSEGVILDKYVYLDIPTSYKQGLVIGRNSTIGNNTYISSGYEGYVIIGENTNIGSNSQIYGEGSGVKIGNDVLIAGQSFIVTVQHIFDDIEKPIFVQGSLCKKIIIKNNVWIGANVKILGGVTIEEGSIIGAGSVVTESIPPFSIVVGIPAKVVKIRKK; this is encoded by the coding sequence ATGCTTGATAGTAAGAATGTGTCTTTTAGGCATATAAATTTATTAAAAGAATCATTAATCGATAAATATATTTTTCGGTTTGTTGGAAGTAAAAATTTTGGAGATTTAATTAAATATGAATTTGTTGAATTAATAGGAAGTAAAATCTCTGGTGGAATAGGAATGCTCTTTAGAAAACTATTGTACCCCTGGATGTTTCCGGGAATTAACCGCAATACATATATTGACTCATATATAACTATTCGATGCCCTAAAAAAGTTTTTCTTTCAGAAGGTGTTATATTAGACAAATATGTTTATCTTGATATCCCAACTTCTTATAAACAAGGTTTGGTAATTGGCAGAAACTCTACAATAGGAAACAATACTTATATTTCAAGTGGGTATGAAGGTTATGTTATTATTGGTGAAAATACTAATATAGGTAGTAATTCCCAAATTTATGGAGAAGGAAGTGGTGTCAAAATAGGAAATGATGTTTTAATCGCTGGGCAATCTTTTATTGTTACAGTTCAGCATATTTTTGATGATATTGAAAAACCAATTTTTGTTCAAGGGAGTTTATGTAAAAAGATTATAATAAAAAACAATGTGTGGATTGGAGCAAATGTAAAGATATTGGGAGGGGTGACAATTGAAGAAGGAAGTATAATTGGGGCTGGATCAGTTGTAACAGAAAGTATACCTCCCTTTAGTATTGTTGTTGGAATTCCAGCAAAGGTTGTAAAAATAAGGAAAAAATGA
- a CDS encoding radical SAM protein, with protein sequence MKLLLYIFNILLRSGKVASLPKYLQIEPNNTCNLDCKMCPRTTLKFEEKKNFEMEKFTCLINNINPFFVSLSGLGEPMMAPNLWEMIRYCRDRNIRVTITSNFILADRYLKEIIESGVNLIGISIDAATPETYFKIRKGNYFDKIIENINSLKEMKLKLHSKAPNLRFNFAIQKDNMDGIDKIIDLANNLGINTIYYQMLEATSIQDKDGCIEGIEKEDLQKRLINAYKKSKLLKIKTDLDFILNRFEEFWKKYLLIDANTKNVCLEPWTAPYIDVYGNVYPCCSLCASGFSVGNIFKDEFKNIWNGISMQSFRNQMKKGERKLKTCKNCVPRRLTDFITKLRYVSPQYFTNV encoded by the coding sequence ATGAAATTACTTTTGTATATTTTTAACATTTTATTAAGAAGTGGTAAAGTAGCTTCGCTTCCAAAGTATCTTCAGATTGAACCCAATAATACCTGCAACCTTGATTGTAAAATGTGCCCTAGAACAACTCTTAAATTCGAAGAAAAGAAAAACTTTGAAATGGAGAAATTTACTTGTTTAATCAACAATATAAATCCTTTCTTTGTCTCTTTAAGTGGATTAGGAGAACCAATGATGGCACCAAATCTTTGGGAGATGATAAGATATTGTAGGGATAGAAATATACGGGTTACTATCACCTCAAATTTTATCCTGGCTGATCGGTATCTAAAAGAGATAATAGAAAGTGGGGTTAATCTTATCGGCATATCTATTGATGCTGCAACCCCTGAGACCTACTTTAAGATTAGAAAAGGAAATTATTTTGATAAAATAATAGAAAATATAAATAGCCTAAAAGAAATGAAGCTTAAGCTACATTCAAAAGCCCCAAACCTTCGATTTAACTTTGCAATTCAGAAAGACAATATGGATGGGATAGATAAAATTATTGATTTGGCAAATAATCTTGGCATTAATACCATTTATTATCAGATGTTAGAGGCAACATCCATCCAAGATAAAGATGGATGTATCGAGGGGATTGAAAAAGAGGATTTGCAAAAGAGATTAATAAATGCTTATAAAAAAAGTAAGTTATTAAAGATTAAAACCGATCTTGATTTTATCCTTAATAGATTTGAGGAGTTTTGGAAGAAATATCTCCTTATAGATGCTAATACCAAAAATGTCTGTTTAGAGCCATGGACAGCCCCATATATTGATGTTTATGGAAATGTTTATCCCTGCTGTAGCTTGTGTGCCTCAGGGTTTAGTGTAGGAAATATTTTTAAAGATGAATTTAAAAACATCTGGAATGGAATAAGTATGCAAAGCTTTAGAAACCAGATGAAAAAAGGGGAAAGAAAACTTAAGACCTGTAAAAATTGTGTTCCCAGAAGATTAACTGATTTCATCACAAAATTAAGATATGTTTCGCCTCAATATTTCACAAATGTTTAA
- a CDS encoding IS3 family transposase, producing the protein SFNKNIKNNLLTKYKFESIINLNSKLLEFVDDYNQNKRLRSFSV; encoded by the coding sequence AAAGTTTTAATAAGAACATAAAAAATAACCTCTTGACAAAATATAAATTTGAGAGTATAATAAATTTAAATAGTAAGCTATTAGAGTTTGTTGATGACTATAATCAAAATAAAAGGCTTAGGAGTTTTTCGGTATAA
- a CDS encoding class I SAM-dependent methyltransferase, with amino-acid sequence MTVSDEILVEIKRCYQRDYNGVNNLPLDKIANDFVSETRMKEQIDVLLRYVGDLEGKKILELGSGYGGFIVATRERGFDAYGLEPDKDCYEISLKLLKLNGFPEDIITLGKGENIPYSDESFDVIYSTQVLEHVQDPKKVLKEAIRVIKKGGYLQFVIPNYASFYEGHYGIFWIPYLPKVVAKLYVRLYGRNYSLIERLNFINLGWLKRCFKQFNNIEVLGWGIDLFEERMKSLEFSEWADLGKIKKWLKFLKKLGMLEGIRIISKWFGFYNPIILTIKKNG; translated from the coding sequence ATGACAGTGAGCGACGAGATATTAGTTGAAATTAAGAGATGCTACCAAAGGGATTATAATGGGGTTAATAATCTGCCTTTAGATAAAATAGCAAATGATTTTGTATCTGAGACAAGGATGAAAGAGCAAATCGATGTTTTATTAAGATATGTTGGGGATTTAGAAGGAAAAAAAATATTAGAATTAGGAAGTGGATATGGAGGATTTATAGTAGCAACAAGAGAAAGAGGTTTTGATGCTTATGGATTAGAACCAGATAAAGATTGTTATGAGATTTCTTTAAAGCTTCTTAAGTTAAATGGTTTTCCCGAAGATATAATAACATTGGGGAAAGGAGAGAATATACCTTATAGCGATGAGAGCTTTGATGTTATCTATTCCACCCAAGTATTAGAGCATGTTCAAGACCCAAAGAAGGTTTTAAAAGAAGCTATTCGCGTAATCAAAAAAGGTGGTTATCTACAATTTGTAATCCCTAATTATGCCTCATTTTATGAGGGACATTATGGAATATTTTGGATTCCTTATCTCCCGAAAGTAGTAGCAAAGCTATATGTAAGGCTTTATGGAAGAAACTATTCCTTAATTGAGAGATTAAATTTTATCAATCTAGGATGGCTTAAAAGGTGCTTTAAGCAATTTAACAATATCGAGGTTTTAGGTTGGGGGATCGACCTTTTTGAGGAAAGGATGAAAAGCTTAGAATTTTCTGAGTGGGCTGATCTTGGTAAAATAAAAAAATGGCTAAAATTCTTAAAAAAGTTGGGTATGTTAGAGGGAATTAGAATAATTTCAAAATGGTTTGGTTTTTATAACCCCATTATATTAACCATTAAGAAAAATGGATAA
- a CDS encoding class I SAM-dependent methyltransferase, which yields MFKQNWNKINQIKEKDYFYLTAFHYSIIKKIKPRLDRFTKGICLDIGAGNLVYKTLLDKTRYIAIDRYVTNKDLDVIADIENLPFLNNSLDTVICMQVLEHIKKPWRGLEEIYRVIKPEGYVIVSVPHIFYIHGEPEDYFRFTKYGISFLMKEAGFDVSSIEVSNGFVGFIVSFFQVILLSLCFNIPIIYTIVKRINQIITILAYRIDELFGKNGLLATNYICIGKKC from the coding sequence ATGTTTAAACAAAATTGGAATAAGATAAATCAAATAAAAGAAAAGGACTATTTCTATCTAACCGCCTTTCACTATTCTATTATAAAGAAGATAAAACCAAGACTAGATAGATTTACTAAAGGAATTTGTTTAGATATCGGAGCAGGAAATCTTGTGTATAAAACCCTATTAGACAAGACCAGATATATAGCTATAGATAGGTATGTTACAAATAAAGACTTAGATGTAATTGCAGATATTGAAAATCTTCCTTTTTTGAATAATAGCCTTGATACAGTCATTTGTATGCAGGTGTTGGAACATATAAAAAAACCCTGGAGGGGCTTAGAAGAAATATATCGTGTTATAAAACCCGAAGGTTATGTTATTGTTAGCGTTCCCCATATTTTTTATATACACGGTGAACCAGAGGATTATTTTAGATTTACAAAATATGGAATCTCCTTTCTGATGAAGGAGGCAGGATTTGATGTAAGCTCTATTGAGGTTTCAAATGGATTTGTTGGATTTATAGTAAGTTTTTTCCAGGTTATCTTGCTTTCATTGTGCTTTAATATACCAATCATCTATACAATAGTAAAGAGGATAAATCAAATTATAACAATTCTTGCCTATAGAATAGATGAATTATTTGGCAAAAATGGTCTTTTAGCTACAAATTATATATGCATTGGAAAAAAATGTTAA